A window from Culex pipiens pallens isolate TS chromosome 3, TS_CPP_V2, whole genome shotgun sequence encodes these proteins:
- the LOC120415953 gene encoding histone-lysine N-methyltransferase trithorax, with translation MGKSKFPGKPSRLVNKKRVSVLSGAGLSTLASGCSSDEDNNQHQENSSSTTTTEKLNHQQQSPIHSQHQQQQQQQQKQNQQQQQPSPKASTLLDNEEIDQDGDEDVSKHADDDSDNSDDDEEDEEDESSSGYSDEDNDEVADLAASQPSTGEAKDEHGDECPAVSPATVADSKPQDKPSATGNSFEMKPSSLSAVAGAVSSQSAAESVVSQSSPATMAEGSKSTSGEQPSEGAAQASEAPPKPKKKSVTFHSTLETTDENVVKKVYNPASQPLTPIIKRECLAHPIRLTKSYNRKMKKRKQRLAMLAAASKPECIVRPSRLTEVILKSSKLDDATPPPTTSLVAPSAFSDPLAIASETPEATATSSSSEERNLESGGTQFGDKRFILPKRSAHSSRVIKPNKRFLDEFELEIKKKNKNLAAAQAAAAAAASASTSTAADVAVGSAAGNGSGSGSSATMGDGFGDKLFKSDVMSSKSDEDSDRKEGESGEGEEGKKKKEKIKKDSEEQSRRIGKLGEKDAPSDPSDGPSESTPARPASSISINNPFAKTSLLDAVSGTSGSCTSSSGTTLKLMKPAVLLSAATASTSSSLASATSIFGKSILRQPRLQFTTSLLNSNPLASDGGSGGAAPERTTVSDGPFSLHLKAGTELDSSKIFSSALTASGGTSEGTPSGASGAVGPSCSICGIADSGRHHQAGTEKHGIGCHTCRKFISMIKKRTKGPNPCGVLKCKNDSKCSVKTMVRPSHVRSNHIFKERCHVCWVRRCLTGFPLPPSLKTTLTQILPPMSRQVDSTAPASSTSVKKESSIENNIFSNSLSSGLPTVAAPRILWNTSTERSEFPKTSSFPSLSNPLAQNNSTFGSLPPIKLNISDKPLILAPSSLGSPKIAKEEIPAAPTVEKNLQEPEPVASTTNPDVTTKVLRPRNKAEPATPTPTSTNTASVSSPPPVVTTTATVVSPTATTTTSTAAVTADAARQRIDLKGPRVKHVCRSASIVLGQPLAMFPDDEAAAVDATLENIETPPSDSAAEGADDVPAVSQLPLPLEPTKPSEELQSPCADCKEEPPNLTLSPPATPVADADTSGSTEKDLVIDEDRVSEASTPTKEVEPPKPEPEPPVEVIPVATPAPVVVKLELDVKEKIEVARKIEEIERPTTRKATSAIRPQVLKQNINAITKSFNTNVRATAIGQQTVPEVPNAPLISIDFWENYDPAEVSRTGFGLILSEEIPLKALCFLCGSSGLDEMLFCVCCCEPYHQYCVKDEYNIRHASLDETNISLLELTSTTIVNSSPAQQALNRFNWMCPRCTVCYTCNMATGTKVKCQKCCKNYHTTCLGTSKRLLGADRPMICAACLKCKSCSTTNVTKFIGNLPMCTPCFRLRQKGNFCPLCQRCYEENDFDLKMMECGDCQRWVHAKCEGLTDEQYNMLSALPENIEFICKKCGKNNESANVWRDAVAAEFKAGLLSVVKLLSKSRQACALLKLSPRKKTSNCTCLVSSGKSISFFSFGTSKEESSVASKKPKLDEDSIYDFNSESSSSSTSFPPATKCYCSLKPVKPSDISLVEIKQKINANEYYSLQDFNYDMNTLINSIGSEELSTAYKEFLSETFPWFQNETKACTDALEEAMCGEEMMGGDYGLVPAGDVHLEQDQKVPSIDIPLDEIDDYFYESSDVKDTRICMLCKQPGEGLPLHESRLLYCGQNNWTHTNCALWSAEVFEEIDGSLQNVHSAASRGRLIKCCHCGVKGATVGCNVKNCGEHYHFPCARQINCTFMQDKTVYCPQHTVDATRKKCPVEKSFEINRSVYVELDRRKKKFVEPGKVQFMMGSLSVRKLGHIVPMFSDHPDTIIPTDFECTRLYWSSKEPWKIVEYRIKTTIQNNNYCHGTDAGKNFTVDHTMSSSSVHWGLTQINRWHSSLNNDEQELVEPVAGSSGLQKEQKTMKQLLEAVCGPSDDTNDEEPQNNNDLLPQEIKDAIFEDIPHDILDGISMLDILPKLMTYDDLIAMDLKNENNFNAEILKEVNVGGVGSSSSSSTTTSNSSNATGGTNDMDVDEDDINEAIMKCSGSELSNDGWMKTISAPGIEDALLSAIKQPSTSRDLKRSKSVVRVAGQRSGSFSWNSKLESAAAAKRRKMSKLADVLSLGRMKEDASGSALERRKSLPNEEFSWSANKKAGGAGESLNDGMNVFEKLKISQLDGMDDFCGDAGEMKIYSSNMMEAPVKCDRCHATYRNQESYQRHLNSCEVLSTSESDSETRSPRLLSPEQQQAQVATQLGAGTFILPQTSVAQTISTDMYGQISQNHNGNPTMVISGLNNQTINLNNLGNQAILSNIPASMPITINQLSSGIPIQTSAGTHQLPLQGTLSNLGGNMIISNQGQIFAQPVNFQQTLDNQQGFVQNKQRFQTAQLPQTISLANNIMNAGNSIQVLQQPQQHQQQQQIISIGPNGQPQIVTVTNPNQPQQQHFIQNQSQKKQLIFPSVSPKKPILSKYGQTPTPIKAKRSPPSSTVTNSSKTVHMKKQEPIAIQQAPTFQTMQQQQQQQQQQIQLINTSYPMIRPNSAATPQQATTATAGNQIIFQQPNQPILVQQVGGNQISYVTDQNQVQYLAPTNVLTQNGFTLNTAGDGTLSASPANNILIPNGTGGYSMIPASALQLATAPQPQVIGTIIQPQATSIQCGMMSTEQMVLGATAGTPTLEMVTDPTSGCMYLTSPSVYYGLETIVQNTVMSSQQFVSNAAMHGVLSQNSSFSATTTQVFQASKIEPIVEVPTGYVVLNNDGTTSQLQTSNGIIQQAQIQPAPTPTPNPVVSQPMQTWKIEPQTTFVQQQQQPTVVNPLKSTTGSVKNIIPKTQTQLINKVMPNTMIKTNPEPTINTSMMAQKVSYANASGVYTTTAAVTTTTKVSNVIKPITKTTTVNKPKIVAKPVKQHRQSLLSPQPQLQHQVQQQIAQVPISQPQLVSIKPSINSSDKSLLQPIVSIATNKLNNSHLKNSIEFIPTPSTKSTSLLKKPEVKHFPQRNTPNYAYQTSQAPPQQQPQSIQISAIPTSYSQILPTPTSVQTTTQPQPQKSLLIDKKPSQITMSLASSSASSSMTPSIPPTMSNSLITITPTQTASITLPTAPYPMQPLYSNIPTNVVNPIPQSNNSSNSISNTTPAQTNRPTNRVLPMQASMVLPKSPEVPQTPPPLKLLNGSGLPCDKIDEISIIPSHTVFSPEPSPPASAKEDHLKGSPPRMEIEIKPIDPIDIGPMLPVESNQHQMEEQFGQLEPTPPPSFHLSLNIDHHGSIIPITATTTMSTNSLLPPTIADIEIKPIESTNDDVDVPMEMVKCSLFGDAEDMIAKSMQQDSMDGASSVDSRSMNDESESPEIKNKISEILDNLEAQTNEEEEFSECRESDSSELLLKIEEEPALGASSPIKSQEEQKLVEELNQELQASTHSSPASSIHHSELIIPSIFDPEPKKDSDSGYKENLDPIANLASPAPSTSSNMMTACSEPQQQLPEVLIKMKTCSQPPQPKSPKSNSPKLLYEIQSQDGFTYKSTSIAEIWDKLFEAVQIARKAHGLQPLPEGQLEEMAGVQMLGLKTNAIRYLLEQLPGVEKCTQYQPQYHKKPMADITASVLGGASSAALYADYFDDIRENPYGAARCEPYSARSEYDMFSWLASRHRKQPPMPVVAQTVDDTIIPRRGSGSNLPMAMRYRTLKETSKESVGVYRSHIHGRGLFCNRDIEAGEMVIEYAGELIRSTLTDKRERYYDGRGIGCYMFKIDENFVVDATMRGNAARFINHSCEPNCYSKVVDILGHKHIIIFALRRIVQGEELTYDYKFPFEDVKIPCSCGSKKCRKYLN, from the exons CACGCCGACGACGACTCGGACAACAGTGACGACGACGAGGAAGACGAGGAAGATGAATCATCGTCGGGTTACAGCGACGAGGATAACGATGAAGTGGCGGACCTCGCGGCGAGTCAACCTTCAACCGGCGAAGCGAAAGACGAACATGGTGACGAATGTCCTGCCGTAAGCCCGGCAACCGTGGCTGACAGCAAACCACAAGACAAGCCATCCGCGACCGGAAATAGCTTCGAGATGAAACCATCGTCGCTGTCGGCCGTGGCCGGTGCCGTGAGTAGTCAGTCTGCGGCGGAGTCAGTCGTGTCGCAGTCATCTCCGGCAACCATGGCAGAAGGGTCCAAGTCGACCTCCGGTGAACAGCCCAGTGAGGGAGCAGCCCAGGCTAGCGAGGCACCTCCCAAGCCCAAGAAAAAGTCGGTCACCTTCCACAGCACGCTGGAGACGACCGACGAGAACGTGGTCAAGAAGGTGTACAATCCGGCCAGCCAACCGTTGACGCCGATCATCAAGCGCGAATGTCTGGCCCATCCCATCCGCCTGACCAAGAGCTACAACCGCAAGATGAAAAAGCGCAAACAGCGACTGGCCATGCTCGCGGCGGCCTCCAAACCCGAATGCATCGTACGACCTTCCCGCCTAACCGAGGTCATCCTAAAATCCAGCAAACTGGACGACGCAACCCCGCCCCCAACGACGTCGCTAGTCGCACCGTCCGCCTTCAGCGATCCCCTGGCCATCGCCTCAGAAACCCCGGAAGCCACCGCGACCAGCTCGTCGAGCGAGGAACGCAACCTCGAAAGTGGCGGAACCCAGTTCGGGGACAAGCGCTTTATTCTGCCCAAGCGAAGTGCCCATTCTAGTCGGGTGATCAAACCCAACAAACGCTTCCTGGACGAGTTCGAGCTGGAGATCAAGAAGAAGAACAAGAATCTCGCCGCGGCACAAGCAGCGGCTGCAGCGGCGGCGTCGGCGTCCACGTCCACGGCAGCTGACGTTGCGGTTGGATCGGCAGCCGGTAATGGCAGTGGCAGTGGCAGTAGTGCGACGATGGGGGATGGGTTTGGTGATAAGCTGTTTAAAAGTGATGTGATGAGCTCGAAAAGTGATGAAGATAGTGACAGAAAGGAGGGGGAAAGTGGGGAGGGAGAGGAAGGGAAAAAGAAGAAGGAAAAGATTAAAAAGGATAGCGAGGAGCAGAGCAGACGGATCGGGAAGTTGGGTGAGAAAG ACGCACCATCGGATCCGTCGGACGGCCCCAGTGAATCAACCCCCGCCCGACCCGCGTCCTCGATCAGCATCAACAATCCGTTCGCGAAAACTAGTCTGCTCGACGCAGTTTCCGGCACTAGTGGAAGCTGTACCAGCAGTAGCGGTACCACGCTGAAGCTCATGAAACCGGCGGTACTGCTGTCGGCCGCGACGGCCTCCACGTCATCTAGTCTGGCGTCCGCGACGTCAATCTTTGGTAAAAGTATTCTCCGCCAGCCGCGGCTACAGTTCACGACCTCGCTGCTCAACTCGAACCCGCTGGCGTCGGATGGTGGTTCGGGCGGTGCTGCCCCGGAACGAACCACCGTTTCGGACGGGCCATTTTCGTTGCATTTGAAGGCGGGGACGGAGCTGGATTCGTCCAAGATATTCTCCAGCGCGTTGACGGCGAGTGGTGGAACGAGCGAGGGAACGCCGTCGGGGGCTTCGGGCGCGGTTGGACCGAGTTGCAGTATTTGTGGGATAGCCGACAGTGGGCGGCATCATCAAGCCGGGACGGAGAAGCACGGTATTGGGTGTCACACGTGCCGCAAGTTCATCTCGATGATCAAGAAGCGCACCAAGGGACCGAACCCGTGCGGAGTGCTCAAGTGTAAGAACGATAGCAAGTGCTCCGTCAAAACGATGGTTCGACCGAGTCACGTGAGGAGTAATCACATATTCAAGGAACGGTGCCATGTTTGCTGGGTGCGAAGGTGTTTGACCGGATTTCCGTTGCCACCTTCGTTGAAGACTACGCTTACCCAAATTCTTCCGCCAATGAGCAGGCAGGTCGATTCTACGGCACCTGCTAGCAGCACTTCAGTCAAGAAGGAGTCGTCCATTGAGAACAACATATTCTCCAACTCTCTCAGCAGTGGACTTCCCACGGTCGCTGCTCCGCGGATACTTTGGAATACGAGCACGGAAAGGTCCGAGTTCCCGAAGACAAGTTCCTTCCCATCGCTGTCCAACCCGTTAGCTCAAAACAACAGCACGTTCGGTAGCTTACCTCCGATCAAGTTGAACATCAGCGACAAACCACTTATCCTAGCGCCAAGTTCGTTGGGCAGTCCGAAGATCGCCAAGGAAGAAATCCCTGCGGCTCCAACCGTGGAAAAGAACCTGCAAGAACCCGAACCAGTGGCAAGCACAACGAACCCAGATGTAACTACCAAGGTTTTGCGACCGCGGAACAAAGCCGAACCTGCGACTCCCACGCCAACCAGTACAAACACCGCGAGCGTCAGTTCGCCACCACCGGTGGTCACTACAACTGCCACCGTAGTTTCACCGACGGCCACCACTACAACGTCTACAGCAGCTGTTACAGCAGATGCAGCTCGTCAACGGATCGACCTCAAAGGTCCTCGCGTCAAGCACGTCTGTCGAAGTGCGTCGATCGTGCTGGGTCAACCGTTGGCCATGTTCCCCGACGACGAGGCCGCCGCCGTCGACGCTACGCTGGAGAACATTGAAACGCCACCCAGCGATAGTGCCGCCGAAGGCGCGGACGACGTGCCTGCGGTATCGCAACTACCGCTACCACTAGAACCGACGAAGCCCAGTGAAGAGCTGCAGTCGCCGTGTGCGGACTGCAAAGAGGAACCGCCAAATCTGACCTTATCGCCTCCGGCGACTCCCGTGGCGGATGCCGATACCAGTGGTTCTACGGAGAAGGATCTCGTGATCGACGAAGATCGCGTGTCCGAGGCGAGTACGCCGACGAAGGAGGTTGAGCCGCCCAAGCCGGAACCGGAGCCACCTGTAGAAGTCATACCTGTAGCTACTCCTGCACCCGTTGTCGTAAAACTGGAACTCGACGTCAAGGAGAAGATCGAAGTAGCGCGAAAGATCGAGGAGATTGAACGACCAACGACGCGAAAGGCAACTTCCGCCATCAGGCCGCAAGTGCTCAAGCAGAACATCAACGCCATAACGAAGAGCTTCAACACGAACGTACGGGCTACGGCGATCGGCCAGCAGACGGTTCCGGAAGTGCCAAACGCACCACTtatttcgatcgatttctgggAAAACTACGACCCGGCCGAGGTCAGCCGAACGGGGTTCGGGTTGATCCTGTCCGAGGAAATCCCACTGAAGGCGCTGTGCTTTCTTTGTGGCAGTTCGGGCCTGGACGAGATGTTGTTCTGCGTGTGCTGCTGTGAACCGTATCACCAGTACTGCGTCAAGGACGAGTACAACATTCGGCACGCATCGCTGGATGAAACCAACATCAGTCTGCTGGAGCTAACCTCTACGACCATCGTCAACAGCTCACCCGCACAGCAAGCGCTAAACCGCTTCAACTGGATGTGTCCGCGGTGTACGGTTTGCTACACCTGTAACATGGCCACCGGAACGAAGGTAAAGTGtcaaaagtgctgcaaaaactATCACACCACCTGCTTGGGTACCAGCAAGCGACTGCTCGGCGCCGATCGGCCGATGATCTGTGCGGCCTGTCTCAAGTGCAAGAGCTGTTCGACGACCAACGTAACGAAATTCATCGGCAATCTGCCGATGTGTACGCCGTGCTTTCGGCTACGACAAAAGGGCAACTTTTGTCCACTTTGTCAGCGGTGTTACGAGGAGAATGACTTCGATCTTAAGATGATGGAGTGTGGCGACTGCCAACGATGGGTTCACGCCAAGTGCGAGGGTCTGACCGACGAGCAGTACAACATGCTGAGTGCTCTGCCGGAAAACATCGAATTCATCTGCAAAAAGTGTGGCAAAAACAACGAATCTGCCAACGTATGGCGAGATGCGGTCGCTGCCGAGTTCAAGGCAGGTCTTCTGAGCGTGGTGAAACTGCTCAGCAAAAGCCGACAAGCGTGCGCACTGCTGAAGCTGAGTCCCCGCAAGAAGACCAGCAACTGCACCTGTCTCGTCAGCTCCGGCAAAAGCATCTCCTTCTTCAGCTTTGGAACGTCCAAGGAAGAGTCCAGCGTAGCTTCGAAGAAGCCCAAGCTAGACGAAGACTCAATCTACGATTTCAACAgcgaaagcagcagcagcagcacgagTTTCCCCCCGGCGACCAAGTGCTACTGCTCGTTGAAGCCGGTGAAACCGTCCGACATCAGCCTGGTGGAAATCAAGCAGAAGATCAACGCCAACGAGTACTACTCGCTGCAAGACTTCAACTACGACATGAACACGCTCATCAACTCGATCGGCTCGGAAGAACTGTCCACGGCGTACAAAGAGTTCCTCAGCGAAACGTTCCCGTGGTTCCAGAACGAAACCAAGGCCTGCACCGACGCGCTCGAGGAAGCGATGTGCGGCGAAGAAATGATGGGCGGTGACTACGGGCTCGTCCCAGCCGGAGACGTCCATCTAGAGCAGGACCAAAAGGTCCCGAGCATTGACATTCCGCTCGACGAAATCGACGACTACTTTTACGAATCTTCTGACGTCAAAGACACCCGAATCTGCATGCTCTGCAAACAACCCGGCGAGGGACTTCCACTGCACGAGTCCCGTCTGCTGTACTGcgggcaaaacaactggacgcACACAAACTGCGCCCTATGGTCGGCGGAAGTGTTTGAGGAAATCGATGGTTCGCTGCAGAACGTCCACTCGGCTGCGTCCCGCGGTCGTCTGATCAAGTGCTGTCACTGCGGCGTCAAAGGAGCCACCGTCGGCTGTAACGTGAAGAACTGTGGCGAACACTACCACTTCCCGTGCGCCCGCCAGATCAACTGTACCTTCATGCAGGACAAGACCGTGTACTGTCCGCAGCACACGGTCGATGCCACGCGCAAGAAGTGTCCGGTGGAGAAGAGTTTCGAGATCAACCGATCGGTGTACGTGGAGTTGGATCGGCGGAAAAAGAAGTTTGTCGAGCCGGGCAAGGTGCAGTTCATGATGGGATCGCTGAGCGTGAGGAAGCTCGGCCACATCGTACCGATGTTCAGCGATCACCCGGACACGATCATTCCGACTGACTTTGAGTGCACCCGGCTGTACTGGAGCTCGAAGGAACCGTGGAAGATTGTCGAGTACAGGATCAAAACAACGATTCAAAACAATAACTACTGTCATGGAACCGATGCCGGGAAGAACTTTACCGTGGATCACACGATGAGCAGTAGTTCCGTGCATTGGGGACTCACGCAGATCAACCGGTGGCACAGCAGCTTGAACAACGATGAGCAAGAGCTGGTCGAACCTGTGGCCGGTAGCTCAGGGCTACAGAAAGAGCAGAAAACAATGAAGCAACTGCTGGAAGCGGTTTGCGGCCCAAGTGACGACACAAACGATGAAGAACCGCAAAACAACAACGATCTGCTTCCGCAGGAGATCAAGGATGCCATCTTCGAGGATATCCCGCATGACATTCTTGACGGAATCAGCATGCTGGACATCCTTCCGAAGCTTATGACGTACGACGACCTCATTGCGATGGATCTGAAGAACGAAAACAACTTCAACGCGGAAATTCTCAAAGAAGTCAACGTTGGAGGTGTCGGCAGtagtagcagcagcagtacgACCACCTCGAACAGTAGCAACGCCACCGGCGGAACGAACGACATGGACGTCGACGAGGACGATATCAACGAGGCGATCATGAAGTGCTCCGGCAGCGAGCTCAGCAACGACGGCTGGATGAAGACGATATCTGCGCCCGGAATCGAGGACGCACTGCTGAGTGCGATCAAGCAACCGTCAACGAGTCGAGATTTGAAGCGGAGCAAGTCCGTCGTACGCGTCGCTGGGCAGCGATCGGGGAGTTTCTCGTGGAATTCGAAGCTTGAATCGGCGGCGGCCGCGAAGCGGCGAAAGATGAGCAAGTTGGCGGATGTTTTGTCGCTGGGTCGGATGAAGGAGGATGCGAGTGGAAGTGCTTTGGAGAGGAGGAAGTCGTTGCCGAACGAGGAGTTTTCATGGAGTGCTAACAAGAAAGCTGGAGGTGCTGGTGAAAGTCTGAACGATGGAATGAAtgtgtttgaaaaattgaagatctccCAGCTGGATGGAATGGACGACTTTTGCGGCGACGCTGGAGAGATGAAGATCTACTCGTCAAACATGATGGAAGCCCCAGTCAAGTGTGACCGGTGCCATGCAACGTACCGGAATCAGGAGTCCTACCAGAGACATTTGAACTCGTGCGAAGTGCTGTCTACCAGTGAGAGTGACTCGGAAACGCGATCGCCACGGCTGCTTAGTCCTGAACAGCAACAGGCTCAAGTGGCCACGCAGCTGGGAGCGGGAACGTTCATCTTGCCCCAAACGTCGGTGGCACAAACGATTTCTACGGACATGTACGGTCAAATCAGCCAGAACCACAACGGAAATCCGACAATGGTGATCTCCGGTCTCAACAACCAGACCATCAACTTGAACAACCTGGGAAATCAAGCAATCCTGTCGAACATTCCAGCATCGATGCCAATCACGATCAATCAACTCTCCTCCGGAATTCCCATCCAAACTTCAGCCGGCACCCATCAGCTTCCGCTGCAAGGTACCCTCTCGAATTTGGGTGGAAACATGATCATCTCGAATCAGGGTCAAATATTTGCCCAACCCGTCAACTTCCAGCAGACGCTCGATAACCAGCAAGGTTTCGTTCAGAACAAGCAACGATTTCAGACTGCGCAACTTCCCCAGACGATTTCGCTGGCCAACAACATCATGAACGCCGGTAACAGCATCCAGGTTCTACAACAGCCgcaacaacaccaacaacagcagcagattATCTCGATTGGTCCCAATGGTCAACCGCAGATTGTAACTGTGACTAATCCGAACCAGCCACAGCAGCAGCATTTCAtccaaaatcaatcacaaaagAAACAGCTCATCTTCCCGTCGGTGTCTCCCAAGAAGCCGATCTTGTCCAAGTACGGCCAAACGCCCACCCCGATCAAAGCGAAGCGAAGTCCTCCTTCGTCGACGGTGACCAACTCCAGCAAGACGGTCCACATGAAGAAGCAAGAGCCAATAGCTATCCAACAAGCGCCAACGTTCCAAAcaatgcaacaacaacaacagcagcaacaacaacagatcCAGCTGATCAACACTTCGTACCCGATGATCAGGCCAAACAGTGCGGCGACGCCACAGCAAGCAACCACAGCTACGGCCGGAAACCAGATCATATTCCAGCAACCAAATCAACCCATACTCGTGCAGCAAGTTGGCGGCAATCAGATCTCGTACGTAACCGACCAGAACCAAGTCCAGTATCTGGCACCGACGAATGTCCTAACCCAGAACGGGTTTACGCTCAACACCGCAGGCGATGGGACACTCTCGGCCTCGCCCGCCAACAACATCCTCATCCCGAACGGAACCGGAGGCTACTCGATGATTCCGGCCAGTGCTCTTCAGTTGGCCACCGCACCACAACCGCAGGTGATTGGCACGATCATCCAGCCCCAAGCAACCTCGATCCAGTGCGGAATGATGTCCACGGAACAGATGGTCCTGGGAGCGACCGCCGGCACGCCAACGCTGGAAATGGTCACCGACCCTACGTCGGGCTGCATGTACTTGACCAGTCCCTCGGTGTACTACGGGCTAGAAACAATCGTTCAAAACACGGTCATGTCATCGCAGCAGTTCGTTTCCAATGCAGCCATGCACGGAGTGCTCAGCCAAAACTCGAGCTTCTCCGCCACCACAACGCAGGTGTTCCAGGCAAGCAAGATCGAACCGATCGTTGAAGTTCCGACGGGTTATGTGGTGCTCAACAACGACGGAACCACCTCCCAACTGCAAACCTCTAACGGAATCATCCAGCAGGCTCAGATTCAGCCAGCACCAACGCCTACCCCCAACCCAGTCGTCAGTCAACCAATGCAAACGTGGAAGATTGAACCGCAAACCACGTTCgttcagcaacagcaacaacccaCCGTTGTGAATCCGCTCAAGTCAACTACGGGATCGGTCAAGAACATCATTCCCAAGACTCAAACGCAACTGATCAACAAGGTAATGCCGAACACGATGATCAAAACTAACCCGGAACCCACCATCAACACTTCGATGATGGCCCAGAAGGTTAGCTACGCCAACGCTTCCGGCGTGTACACGACTACGGCGGCCGTCACAACGACCACCAAGGTGTCCAACGTAATCAAGCCCATCACCAAGACCACCACCGTGAACAAGCCGAAAATCGTGGCCAAGCCAGTCAAACAGCATCGCCAGTCTCTGCTGTCACCACAACCGCAGCTGCAACACCAGGTTCAGCAACAGATTGCCCAAGTCCCGATCTCCCAACCCCAACTGGTATCGATCAAGCCCAGCATTAACAGCTCGGACAAGTCACTGCTTCAACCAATCGTGAGCATCGCTACCAACAAGCTAAACAATAGTCACCTGAAGAACTCGATTGAGTTCATTCCGACGCCGTCAACGAAGTCAACGTCCCTACTGAAGAAGCCCGAAGTTAAGCATTTCCCACAGCGAAACACTCCGAACTACGCGTACCAAACTAGTCAAGCCCCGCCGCAGCAGCAGCCACAATCCATCCAGATCAGCGCCATCCCAACCTCCTACAGTCAGATCCTTCCAACGCCAACGTCCGTACAAACGACGACGCAACCACAACCCCAAAAGTCGCTGCTGATCGACAAGAAACCATCCCAGATCACGATGTCACTCGCTTCCAGCAGTGCCAGTTCTTCGATGACTCCATCAATCCCACCCACGATGAGCAATTCGTTGATCACGATCACGCCAACGCAAACGGCCAGCATCACGCTGCCGACGGCTCCGTACCCGATGCAACCGCTGTACTCCAACATTCCGACCAACGTGGTCAATCCGATCCCGCAATCCAACAACAGTAGCAACAGTATTAGCAACACGACACCCGCCCAGACGAACCGCCCCACGAACCGCGTTCTACCCATGCAAGCCTCGATGGTTCTGCCTAAATCACCCGAAGTCCCGCAGACGCCACCACCGCTGAAACTGCTCAACGGCAGTGGCTTGCCGTGCGACAAGATCGACGAAATCTCGATCATTCCCAGTCACACCGTGTTCAGTCCGGAACCGTCACCGCCGGCATCGGCCAAGGAGGACCACCTCAAGGGATCGCCGCCCCGCATGGAGATCGAGATCAAACCAATCGATCCGATCGACATCGGACCAATGCTTCCGGTGGAATCGAACCAACACCAGATGGAAGAACAATTCGGCCAGCTCGAACCAACCCCGCCGCCAAGCTTCCACTTGAGTTTGAACATTGATCATCACGGATCCATCATCCCAatcacggcgacgacgacgatgagcaCAAACTCGCTGCTGCCACCGACCATCGCCGACATCGAGATCAAACCCATCGAATCGACGAACGACGACGTGGACGTCCCAATGGAGATGGTCAAGTGTTCGCTGTTTGGTGACGCCGAAGATATGATCGCCAAGAGCATGCAGCAGGACTCGATGGACGGTGCGAGCAGCGTAGATTCGCGCAGCATGAACGACGAGTCAGAGTCGCCCGAGATCAAGAACAAGATTTCGGAGATTTTGGACAACCTGGAGGCGCAAACCAACGAGGAGGAAGAGTTCAGCGAGTGTCGCGAATCGGACAGCTCGGAACTGCTGTTGAAGATTGAGGAGGAACCCGCGCTGGGAGCTTCCAGTCCGATCAAGAGTCAGGAGGAGCAAAAGCTTGTCGAGGAACTGAACCAGGAGCTGCAAGCCAGCACGCACTCGTCACCGGCAAGCTCGATCCACCACTCGGAACTGATCATCCCGTCGATCTTCGACCCTGAACCGAAAAAGGACAGCGATTCCGGCTACAAGGAGAACCTCGACCCGATCGCGAACCTAGCGAGTCCTGCTCCGAGCACAAGCAGCAACATGATGACCGCCTGCAGCGAACCACAACAACAGCTGCCGGAAGTGCTGATCAAGATGAAGACCTGCAGCCAGCCACCACAGCCCAAATCGCCCAAGTCCAACAGCCCCAAACTGCTGTACGAGATCCAATCGCAGGACGGCTTCACCTACAAGTCCACCTCGATCGCGGAAATCTGGGACAAGCTGTTCGAGGCGGTGCAAATCGCACGCAAAGCTCACGGCCTGCAGCCCCTGCCCGAGGGTCAGCTGGAGGAGATGGCCGGCGTGCAGATGCTCGGCCTCAAAACGAACGCCATCCGGTACCTGCTCGAGCAGCTGCCGGGTGTGGAGAAGTGCACCCAGTACCAGCCCCAGTACCACAAGAAACCGATGGCGGACATCACCGCGTCCGTGCTGGGTGGCGCTTCCTCGGCGGCCCTCTACGCGGACTACTTTGACGACATCCGCGAGAACCCGTACGGGGCGGCCCGCTGCGAGCCGTACAGCGCCCGGTCCGAGTACGACATGTTCAGCTGGTTGGCGTCGCGCCACCGCAAGCAACCACCGATGCCGGTCGTGGCGCAAACCGTCGACGATACCATCATTCCGAG aCGTGGCAGCGGAAGCAACCTGCCGATGGCGATGCGCTACCGCACGTTGAAGGAAACCTCCAAGGAGTCGGTCGGGGTGTATCGGTCGCACATCCATGGACGTGGGCTGTTCTGCAATCGGGACATCGAAGCTG GCGAAATGGTGATCGAGTACGCCGGCGAGCTGATCCGGTCGACGCTGACGGACAAGCGGGAGCGGTACTACGACGGCCGCGGCATCGGCTGCTACATGTTCAAAATCGACGAGAACTTTGTGGTGGACGCGACGATGCGCGGCAACGCGGCCCGCTTCATCAACCACTCGTGCGAG CCAAACTGCTACTCGAAGGTCGTCGACATACTGGGCCACAAGCACATCATCATCTTCGCGCTGCGGCGCATCGTCCAGGGCGAGGAGCTCACCTACGACTACAAGTTCCCGTTCGAGGACGTC